One stretch of Serinicoccus hydrothermalis DNA includes these proteins:
- the ilvC gene encoding ketol-acid reductoisomerase has protein sequence MATMYYDDDADLSLIQNRTVAVLGYGSQGHAHALSLRDSGVDVRVGLAEGSSSRAKAEAEGLRVVTPAEACAEADLIMVLVPDHVQRLVYRDAIEPNLQEGDALFFSHGFNIRFGYIEPPAGVDVCMVAPKGPGHLVRREYVDGRGVPVLVAVEQDASGKAKELALSYASAIGGLRAGGIETTFTEETETDLFGEQAVLCGGMSQLVQYGFETLTEAGYQPEVAYFECLHELKLIVDLMYEGGIAKQRWSVSDTAEYGDYVSGPRVIDPSVKENMQAVLEDVRNGAFADRFISDQDNGRPEFEELRAKGASHPIENVGKDLRGMMAWVKGHEADKDYVEGSAARG, from the coding sequence ATGGCCACGATGTACTACGACGACGACGCCGACCTCTCGCTGATCCAGAACCGCACGGTCGCCGTGCTCGGCTACGGCAGCCAGGGCCACGCCCACGCGCTCTCGCTGCGCGACTCGGGGGTGGACGTGCGCGTCGGGCTCGCCGAGGGCAGCAGCAGCCGGGCCAAGGCGGAGGCCGAGGGACTGCGCGTCGTGACGCCCGCGGAGGCGTGCGCCGAGGCCGACCTCATCATGGTGCTCGTCCCGGACCACGTGCAGCGCCTCGTCTACCGCGACGCGATCGAGCCCAACCTGCAGGAGGGCGACGCCCTCTTCTTCAGCCACGGCTTCAACATCCGGTTCGGCTACATCGAGCCGCCGGCCGGTGTCGACGTCTGCATGGTGGCGCCGAAGGGCCCGGGCCACCTCGTGCGCCGCGAGTACGTCGACGGTCGCGGGGTGCCGGTGCTCGTCGCGGTCGAGCAGGACGCCTCGGGGAAGGCCAAGGAGCTCGCGCTGTCGTATGCCTCCGCGATCGGCGGGCTGCGGGCCGGCGGCATCGAGACGACCTTCACCGAGGAGACCGAGACCGACCTCTTCGGCGAGCAGGCGGTGCTCTGCGGCGGCATGAGCCAGCTGGTGCAGTACGGCTTCGAGACCCTCACCGAGGCGGGCTACCAGCCCGAGGTGGCCTACTTCGAGTGCCTGCACGAGCTCAAGCTCATCGTCGACCTCATGTACGAGGGCGGCATCGCCAAGCAGCGCTGGTCGGTCTCCGACACCGCGGAGTACGGCGACTACGTCTCCGGCCCGCGGGTCATCGACCCCTCGGTGAAGGAGAACATGCAGGCGGTGCTGGAGGACGTGCGCAACGGCGCCTTCGCCGACCGCTTCATCTCCGACCAGGACAACGGCCGGCCCGAGTTCGAGGAGCTGCGGGCCAAGGGCGCGTCCCACCCGATCGAGAACGTCGGCAAGGACCTGCGCGGGATGATGGCGTGGGTCAAGGGCCACGAGGCCGACAAGGACTACGTCGAGGGCTCGGCCGCCCGTGGCTGA
- the ilvD gene encoding dihydroxy-acid dehydratase, whose product MAEVDVKPRSRDVTDGLEKTAARGMLRAVGMGDDDWAKPQVGVASSWNEITPCNLSLERLAKAVKDGVHAAGGYPLEFGTISVSDGISMGHEGMHFSLVSREVIADSVETVMSAERLDGSVLLAGCDKSLPGMLMAAARLDLASVFVYAGSILPGIAKLSDGSEKQVTIIDAFEAVGACSRGLMKREDVDAIERAICPGEGACGGMYTANTMAAAAEALGMSLPGSAAPPATDRRRDGFARRSGEAVVGMLRHGITARQILTREAFENAIAVTMAFGGSTNAVLHLLAIAREADVPLTLDDFRRIGKKVPHLADVKPFGQHVMVDVDRIGGIPVVMQALLDAGLLHGDVLTVTGRTMAENLAELGAPPLDGTVLRQMDDPIHATGGLTILDGTLAPGGAVVKSAGFDSDVFAGTARVFDGERAAMDALEDGTVTAGDVVVIRYEGPKGGPGMREMLAITGAIKGAGLGKGVLLITDGRFSGGTTGLCVGHIAPEATEGGPIALVEDGDGITLDVAKGTLDLDVDEAELERRRAAWAPPEPPERARRGVLAKYAALVRSASEGAITH is encoded by the coding sequence GTGGCTGAGGTCGACGTCAAGCCGCGGTCCCGGGACGTCACCGACGGCCTGGAGAAGACCGCCGCCCGCGGGATGCTGCGAGCGGTCGGGATGGGCGACGACGACTGGGCCAAGCCACAGGTCGGCGTCGCCAGCAGCTGGAACGAGATCACCCCCTGCAACCTCTCGCTCGAGCGGCTGGCCAAGGCGGTCAAGGACGGCGTGCACGCGGCCGGCGGCTACCCGCTGGAGTTCGGGACGATCTCGGTGTCCGACGGCATCTCCATGGGGCACGAGGGGATGCACTTCTCCCTCGTCTCCCGCGAGGTGATCGCGGACTCGGTCGAGACGGTGATGTCCGCCGAGCGGCTCGACGGCTCGGTGCTCCTCGCCGGGTGCGACAAGTCCCTGCCCGGGATGCTCATGGCCGCGGCCCGCCTCGACCTCGCCTCGGTCTTCGTGTATGCCGGGTCGATCCTCCCGGGGATCGCCAAGCTCTCCGACGGCTCGGAGAAGCAGGTGACGATCATCGACGCCTTCGAGGCGGTCGGGGCGTGCTCGCGCGGGCTGATGAAGCGCGAGGACGTCGACGCGATCGAGCGCGCGATCTGCCCCGGCGAGGGTGCCTGCGGCGGCATGTACACCGCCAACACCATGGCCGCCGCCGCCGAGGCCCTCGGGATGTCGCTGCCCGGGTCCGCGGCACCGCCGGCCACCGACCGCCGCCGCGACGGCTTCGCCCGGCGCAGCGGGGAGGCCGTGGTCGGGATGTTGCGGCACGGCATCACCGCACGCCAGATCCTCACCCGCGAGGCCTTCGAGAACGCCATCGCCGTGACCATGGCCTTCGGCGGGTCGACCAACGCGGTGCTGCACCTGCTCGCCATCGCCCGCGAGGCGGACGTGCCGCTGACCCTGGACGACTTCCGGCGGATCGGGAAGAAGGTCCCGCACCTGGCCGACGTCAAGCCGTTCGGGCAGCACGTCATGGTCGACGTGGACCGGATCGGCGGCATACCCGTCGTCATGCAGGCCCTGCTCGACGCCGGGCTCCTGCACGGGGACGTCCTCACGGTCACCGGCCGCACGATGGCCGAGAACCTCGCCGAGCTCGGCGCACCGCCGCTGGACGGCACCGTGCTGCGGCAGATGGACGACCCGATCCACGCGACGGGTGGGCTGACCATCCTCGACGGGACCCTGGCGCCCGGCGGGGCCGTGGTGAAGTCGGCCGGCTTCGACTCCGACGTCTTCGCCGGCACCGCCCGGGTCTTCGACGGGGAGCGGGCCGCCATGGACGCGCTCGAGGACGGCACGGTCACCGCCGGCGACGTCGTCGTCATCCGCTACGAAGGGCCCAAGGGCGGCCCGGGGATGCGCGAGATGCTCGCCATCACCGGGGCGATCAAGGGCGCCGGGCTGGGCAAGGGCGTGCTGCTCATCACCGACGGCCGCTTCTCCGGCGGCACCACGGGCCTGTGCGTCGGCCACATCGCTCCGGAGGCGACCGAGGGCGGCCCGATCGCGCTCGTGGAGGACGGCGACGGGATCACCCTGGACGTCGCCAAGGGCACGCTGGACCTGGACGTCGACGAGGCGGAGCTGGAGCGTCGGCGGGCAGCCTGGGCGCCCCCCGAGCCCCCCGAGCGTGCCCGGCGCGGCGTGCTGGCGAAGTATGCCGCCCTCGTGCGCTCGGCCTCCGAGGGAGCCATCACCCACTAG
- a CDS encoding siderophore-interacting protein: protein MYGTVVRTEQLTPQLVRVVLGGEGLADFADPQFADSYVNAFFLPAGADYAPPFEDEATRELPREQRPYPRRYTLRSWDPQTREMTIDFVVHGEVGYAGRWALHARPGDRLQLRGPAGDYSPPTEADGVLLVGDESALPAIAACAEQVGAGIPVRAVVEVEDAAGEVELTSPGDLEVTYVHRSSAGDEDALTRLLADTVAALPRLDGVVSAFVHGEAESIRAVGHALRDGGLASPDHLSLSPYWRRGLTDEEWRSVKRDWVRALQSELA from the coding sequence ATGTACGGCACGGTCGTGCGCACCGAGCAGCTCACCCCGCAGCTGGTGCGCGTCGTCCTCGGCGGGGAGGGCCTCGCCGACTTCGCGGACCCGCAGTTCGCCGACTCCTACGTCAACGCCTTCTTCCTGCCGGCCGGCGCCGACTACGCGCCGCCCTTCGAGGACGAGGCGACGCGCGAGCTGCCGCGGGAGCAGCGCCCCTACCCGCGCCGCTACACCCTCCGGTCCTGGGACCCCCAGACGCGGGAGATGACCATCGACTTCGTCGTGCACGGCGAGGTGGGGTATGCCGGCCGCTGGGCGCTGCACGCCCGCCCCGGTGACCGGCTGCAGCTGCGCGGCCCCGCGGGTGACTACTCTCCCCCGACCGAGGCCGACGGCGTGCTGCTCGTCGGCGACGAGTCCGCCCTTCCCGCGATCGCGGCCTGCGCCGAGCAGGTCGGTGCGGGCATACCGGTCCGCGCGGTGGTCGAGGTCGAGGACGCGGCCGGCGAGGTCGAGCTCACCTCCCCGGGCGACCTCGAGGTGACCTACGTCCACCGCAGCTCGGCGGGCGACGAGGACGCGCTGACCCGGCTGCTGGCGGACACGGTCGCCGCGCTCCCCCGGCTCGACGGTGTCGTCAGCGCCTTCGTGCACGGGGAGGCGGAGTCGATCCGCGCGGTGGGTCACGCGCTCCGCGACGGCGGGCTGGCCTCGCCCGACCACCTCTCTCTGTCGCCCTACTGGCGCCGCGGCCTGACCGACGAGGAGTGGCGCTCGGTCAAGCGCGACTGGGTGCGCGCCCTGCAGTCCGAGCTGGCCTGA